From a single Solirubrobacterales bacterium genomic region:
- a CDS encoding glycosyltransferase has translation MPETGLEVNLETGLPESIPVGRSTAVFVQGTCFHRERRVASLTLAVGSVATPVSALRMPRMDLFRSLHPMLSESQEAVIERDPASVEDPNVNSFRSGFWVTVMIPAADPGRVPLRIVARLEGGGEVAADLGSIEVTPATQPYPLPEAYGPVGRTTIAICMATFEPEIRLFRNQIESIRGQSDRDWICLVSDDCSTPDRHREMLAVIGDDPRFVVSRSERRLGFYRNFERALGMVPAGSELIVLADQDDRWFEEKLYTLRSGIGSAKLIYSDQRIVSEDGEVLADTYWSKRRNNHTSLTSLLIANTVTGAASMFTREVLDRALPFPETPGEQFHDQWLALVARSLGRITYLDRPLYDYIQHRGATLGHEAANRDRRAAAPWRSRAILSPRAWKEFVRGWRAAYFYGYRRIGLLAATLSARCDRELSWREHRMLRRIGRAERSLPAFAWLAARPLRRIFGRTETMGNERILAEGILWRHLIELWSRRSENPYGTSYDASLPPEPSRRVTLVGEEGTADLQRMTVPFEISVSESEPERINLLIPDDRSSTSFRWLHRQVQPGPQAGRVRPPSSAGGG, from the coding sequence ATGCCCGAAACCGGGCTTGAGGTCAACCTGGAAACGGGACTGCCGGAATCGATCCCGGTGGGCCGATCCACCGCCGTGTTCGTGCAGGGCACCTGCTTCCACCGCGAACGGCGCGTCGCCTCGTTGACGCTGGCTGTCGGCAGTGTTGCGACCCCGGTCTCCGCCCTGCGAATGCCCCGGATGGACCTGTTTCGCTCGCTTCACCCGATGCTCTCGGAGAGCCAGGAGGCCGTGATCGAGCGTGATCCCGCCTCGGTCGAGGATCCCAACGTGAACTCGTTTCGCAGCGGCTTCTGGGTCACGGTGATGATTCCCGCCGCCGACCCGGGCCGGGTTCCGCTAAGGATCGTCGCCCGGCTGGAGGGTGGCGGGGAGGTCGCTGCCGATCTGGGTTCGATTGAGGTGACGCCGGCCACGCAGCCGTACCCGCTGCCGGAAGCGTACGGGCCGGTCGGGCGAACCACCATTGCAATCTGCATGGCCACCTTTGAACCGGAGATCCGACTGTTCCGGAATCAGATCGAGTCGATCCGGGGGCAGAGCGACCGGGACTGGATCTGCCTGGTAAGCGACGACTGCTCAACCCCGGATCGTCACCGGGAGATGCTTGCGGTGATCGGCGACGACCCCCGGTTCGTCGTCTCCCGCTCCGAGCGGCGGCTCGGCTTCTATCGCAACTTCGAACGGGCACTCGGCATGGTTCCGGCCGGGTCGGAGTTGATCGTTCTCGCCGATCAGGACGACCGCTGGTTCGAAGAAAAGCTCTACACCCTGAGATCCGGGATCGGCAGCGCGAAGCTGATCTACAGCGACCAGCGGATCGTCAGCGAAGACGGCGAGGTGCTGGCCGACACCTACTGGTCGAAGCGTCGAAACAACCACACCAGCCTCACGTCGCTGCTGATCGCCAACACCGTTACCGGGGCCGCCTCGATGTTCACCCGGGAGGTGCTGGACCGTGCCCTGCCGTTCCCGGAAACCCCGGGCGAGCAGTTCCACGACCAGTGGCTGGCCCTGGTCGCCCGGTCACTCGGCCGGATCACCTACCTCGACCGGCCGCTCTATGACTACATCCAGCATCGCGGGGCGACGCTCGGACACGAGGCCGCCAACCGGGATCGACGGGCGGCCGCCCCGTGGCGGAGCCGGGCGATCCTCAGTCCCCGTGCCTGGAAGGAGTTCGTGCGTGGCTGGCGGGCCGCCTACTTCTATGGCTACCGACGGATCGGCCTGCTCGCCGCCACCCTGTCGGCGAGATGTGACCGGGAACTTTCGTGGCGGGAGCATCGGATGCTTCGTCGAATCGGCCGGGCCGAGCGGTCCCTGCCGGCCTTTGCCTGGTTGGCCGCGAGACCGTTGCGGCGTATCTTCGGCCGGACCGAAACGATGGGCAACGAACGGATCCTGGCCGAGGGGATCCTCTGGCGGCACCTGATCGAGCTCTGGTCGCGGCGCAGCGAGAATCCTTACGGGACCAGCTACGACGCGAGTCTGCCGCCGGAACCGTCGAGAAGGGTGACGCTGGTCGGCGAGGAGGGCACCGCCGACCTGCAACGGATGACCGTCCCGTTCGAGATCTCGGTCAGCGAAAGCGAGCCGGAACGGATCAACCTGCTGATCCCAGACGATCGATCTTCGACATCTTTTCGGTGGCTACATCGCCAAGTTCAACCTGGCCCGCAAGCTGGCCGAGTCCGGCCACCGAGTTCGGCTGGTGGCGGTTGA
- the rfbB gene encoding dTDP-glucose 4,6-dehydratase — translation MVTGGAGFIGSNFVRHRLTERPEDEIVVFDKLTYAGRRENLAGLPEDRCRLVVGDIGDRAAVRQAMEGCDGVINFAAESHVDRSIESPGEFIETDVFGTFILLEAARDLGVRHLQISTDEVYGSIDQGSFTEDSPIEPSSPYSASKAGGDLIVGAFHRTWGADCLIVRASNNYGPRQHPEKLIPLTVLNALHGDPVPVYGDGRQVRNWLYVEDFCAAIESVFERGEAGTVYNVGGPDELPNIEVVERILELAGRDRSLISYVEDRLGHDVRYSLASERTESLGWRAEVGFDHGIERTVAWYRENRDWWEPLRSGEYREYYEQRYGTGLGSG, via the coding sequence ATGGTCACCGGTGGCGCCGGATTCATCGGTTCGAACTTCGTGCGTCACCGGCTGACGGAACGGCCGGAGGACGAGATCGTGGTGTTCGACAAGCTGACCTACGCCGGCCGGCGGGAGAACCTCGCCGGTTTGCCGGAGGACCGCTGCCGGCTGGTGGTCGGGGATATCGGCGACCGGGCCGCGGTCCGGCAGGCGATGGAAGGCTGCGACGGAGTGATCAACTTCGCTGCCGAGTCGCATGTGGACCGTTCGATCGAGTCGCCCGGGGAGTTCATCGAGACCGACGTCTTCGGCACCTTCATCCTGCTGGAGGCGGCCCGGGATCTCGGCGTCCGGCACCTGCAGATCTCGACCGACGAGGTTTACGGCTCGATCGATCAAGGCTCGTTCACCGAGGACTCCCCGATCGAACCGTCCTCCCCCTACTCGGCCTCGAAGGCCGGTGGTGACCTGATCGTCGGAGCCTTCCACCGGACCTGGGGCGCCGACTGCCTGATCGTCCGGGCCTCCAACAACTACGGCCCGCGCCAGCATCCCGAGAAGCTGATACCGCTGACCGTGCTGAACGCGCTTCACGGCGATCCGGTCCCGGTCTACGGGGACGGCCGACAGGTTCGCAACTGGCTTTACGTGGAGGACTTCTGTGCGGCGATCGAGAGCGTGTTCGAACGGGGCGAGGCCGGAACGGTCTACAACGTGGGCGGACCGGACGAGCTGCCCAACATCGAGGTGGTGGAGCGGATCCTGGAGCTGGCCGGCCGGGACCGGTCACTGATCAGCTACGTCGAGGACCGGCTGGGTCACGACGTCCGTTACTCGCTGGCCTCGGAACGGACCGAGTCGCTCGGCTGGCGGGCAGAGGTCGGTTTCGACCACGGCATCGAACGAACGGTCGCCTGGTACCGGGAAAACCGGGACTGGTGGGAGCCGCTCAGATCGGGCGAGTACCGCGAGTATTACGAGCAGCGCTACGGCACCGGGCTGGGTTCAGGCTGA
- a CDS encoding glycosyltransferase, producing MEERPPRVAVVIPSWNSVDDLRRCLASLWTQAGIELELMVVDNGSVDGSVEYLREMGIPHIPLPRNLGFATAVNLGFQSTTAEAVMALNSDTVLEPDALSRLAAALFADQETGGVQPRILTLVRNRDQSPADPEAVIYSLGQALTTDGRAREIGKGLRQGVPDREPREIFGVCGAACLFRRKMLAAVGGYDERYFAFYEDVDLNVRARIQGWRFRLAPDAVVWHVGNASWHAGFERPDAENARLVARNRIWTQVKYMPWTTLPRIVAVEVGAALRAIRHRRFLLTTSGKVAALSRMPELIRSRRVLRRNGSLELAQSWLGESRRELSAAFRRDASK from the coding sequence ATGGAGGAGAGGCCGCCGCGGGTTGCCGTGGTGATTCCGAGCTGGAACTCGGTCGATGATCTGCGCCGCTGTCTGGCATCCCTCTGGACCCAGGCCGGAATCGAACTCGAACTGATGGTGGTTGACAACGGGTCGGTCGACGGGTCGGTCGAGTACCTGCGCGAGATGGGGATCCCGCATATCCCGCTGCCCCGAAACCTCGGTTTCGCCACCGCGGTGAACCTCGGTTTCCAGTCGACCACGGCCGAGGCGGTGATGGCGCTCAACTCCGACACGGTGCTGGAACCGGATGCCCTGAGCAGGCTTGCCGCAGCCCTGTTCGCCGACCAGGAGACCGGCGGGGTGCAGCCACGGATCCTGACTCTGGTCCGAAACCGGGACCAGAGCCCGGCCGACCCCGAAGCGGTGATCTACAGCCTCGGCCAGGCGTTGACCACCGACGGTCGGGCCCGCGAGATCGGAAAGGGACTGCGCCAGGGCGTTCCGGACCGGGAACCCCGGGAGATCTTCGGGGTGTGTGGTGCTGCCTGCCTCTTTCGCCGGAAGATGCTGGCTGCGGTCGGAGGCTACGACGAGCGGTACTTCGCCTTCTACGAGGATGTTGATCTGAACGTCCGGGCCCGAATCCAGGGGTGGCGTTTCCGGCTGGCTCCGGATGCGGTGGTGTGGCATGTCGGAAACGCCTCCTGGCACGCCGGGTTCGAACGGCCGGACGCCGAGAACGCGCGGCTGGTCGCCCGCAACCGGATCTGGACCCAGGTCAAGTACATGCCCTGGACCACCCTGCCCCGGATCGTGGCGGTCGAGGTCGGCGCTGCCCTGCGGGCGATCAGGCATCGCCGGTTCCTGCTGACCACCTCCGGCAAGGTCGCGGCCCTGTCCCGGATGCCGGAACTGATCAGGAGTCGGCGGGTGCTTCGCCGCAACGGGAGCCTGGAACTGGCCCAGAGCTGGCTGGGAGAGTCCCGGCGGGAACTGTCGGCAGCGTTCCGTCGCGACGCTTCCAAGTAG
- a CDS encoding O-antigen ligase family protein, with the protein MPVTITDAVAFLAPFLLLGGLALLGGGFDLGGRHLAGIVAWTAAAALLITDQARGLRFGRRFRLFTALLVALAVLSAVSAIWSSSAHSSLVEADRAIACLGFFLLGYLVCATRRRRRYFVWGLVAALALILILALGSRLFPGSALPSELTIARLSFPLGYWNADGLVFGMATVAFAWASRESKRRIVGLLWVAAIPAAAAGLYLTYSRGGALAGLVTLITIFFLSRDRLWITLAVTVGVVCSLPVIKVIQANPAVADNLGGPGAPAQGREVLAVLLVAMLGAALIFMAVVVVADRLPAAKARVLATSRKPLFLKLSGAVLVGLIGILILVFGGRVWDGYSGDSIYFPENPEAHFTQLSGAGRYQFNQVAIETFADSPLIGTGAGTYRFEWAGRRPIDLVAQDAHSWYLEGFSDLGIPGGLLIIALTAAVIWIGVGAWRRSPPETRGASALMLAFTVTTLVAFGIDWFWELGATAALLMLICGWLVATSESGRAGHRRTDPARWPLIAAAWAAFVLLAVPAVADRYMERSIGATAEGRLADAVKASQEASRLAPYWARPHMQLGVLAQAVGLERTAITEFDRAIELEPDNWQTWYLRSLAESEFGLEAEAESDLDQARSRNPRAPELQAP; encoded by the coding sequence TTGCCGGTCACGATAACCGATGCGGTCGCCTTCCTTGCGCCGTTCCTGCTGCTGGGTGGACTGGCCCTGCTCGGTGGGGGATTCGATCTGGGTGGGCGACACCTGGCCGGAATCGTTGCCTGGACCGCGGCGGCGGCACTGCTGATCACCGATCAGGCGCGCGGACTTCGCTTCGGTCGCCGGTTCCGGTTGTTCACGGCCCTGCTGGTGGCACTCGCCGTGCTTTCCGCCGTTTCTGCGATCTGGTCCAGCTCCGCCCACAGCAGCCTGGTCGAGGCGGACCGGGCGATCGCCTGCCTCGGGTTCTTCCTGCTGGGGTATCTGGTCTGTGCCACCCGGCGGCGACGGCGGTACTTCGTCTGGGGACTGGTTGCGGCCCTCGCCCTCATCCTGATCCTGGCACTCGGTTCCCGCCTCTTCCCGGGTTCGGCGCTGCCTTCCGAACTGACCATCGCGAGGCTGAGTTTTCCGCTCGGCTACTGGAACGCGGACGGACTCGTTTTCGGCATGGCAACGGTCGCTTTCGCCTGGGCGAGCCGGGAGTCGAAACGCCGGATCGTTGGTCTGCTCTGGGTCGCAGCGATCCCGGCTGCCGCTGCCGGGCTCTACCTGACCTACTCTCGGGGCGGGGCGCTGGCCGGACTGGTCACCCTGATCACGATCTTCTTCCTCAGCCGGGACCGACTCTGGATCACGCTCGCGGTCACGGTCGGGGTGGTCTGCTCCCTGCCGGTGATCAAGGTGATCCAGGCCAATCCGGCGGTTGCCGACAACCTCGGGGGTCCCGGTGCCCCGGCCCAGGGCCGCGAGGTCCTGGCGGTGTTGCTTGTGGCGATGCTCGGCGCGGCCCTGATCTTCATGGCAGTGGTTGTCGTAGCGGATCGTCTCCCGGCGGCGAAGGCCCGGGTTCTTGCCACCAGCCGGAAGCCGCTGTTCCTCAAGCTGTCCGGTGCCGTTCTGGTCGGTCTGATCGGGATCCTCATCCTCGTTTTCGGCGGCCGGGTCTGGGACGGCTACTCGGGGGACTCGATCTACTTCCCGGAGAATCCGGAGGCGCACTTCACCCAGCTTTCGGGGGCGGGCCGGTACCAGTTCAACCAGGTCGCGATCGAGACCTTCGCCGACAGTCCCCTGATCGGCACCGGTGCCGGCACCTATCGTTTCGAGTGGGCCGGCCGTCGACCGATCGACCTGGTTGCCCAGGACGCTCACTCCTGGTACCTGGAGGGCTTTTCCGATCTCGGCATTCCCGGCGGTCTGCTGATCATCGCCCTGACCGCCGCGGTGATCTGGATCGGGGTGGGCGCCTGGCGTCGGTCGCCGCCCGAAACCCGTGGGGCCTCGGCCCTGATGCTGGCCTTCACCGTCACCACCCTGGTCGCTTTCGGGATCGACTGGTTCTGGGAACTCGGCGCGACCGCTGCCCTGCTGATGCTGATCTGTGGCTGGCTTGTGGCCACCTCGGAGTCCGGACGGGCAGGTCACCGGCGGACGGATCCGGCGAGATGGCCATTGATCGCGGCGGCCTGGGCTGCGTTCGTCCTGCTGGCCGTCCCGGCGGTCGCCGACCGCTACATGGAACGCAGCATCGGTGCCACCGCCGAGGGCCGGCTCGCGGACGCGGTCAAGGCGTCGCAGGAAGCTTCCCGGCTCGCCCCGTACTGGGCTCGTCCCCACATGCAGCTCGGTGTCCTGGCCCAGGCGGTCGGTCTCGAACGGACCGCGATCACGGAGTTCGACCGGGCGATCGAGCTCGAACCGGACAACTGGCAGACCTGGTACCTGCGAAGCCTGGCCGAAAGTGAGTTCGGGCTGGAGGCGGAGGCCGAAAGCGACCTCGATCAGGCCCGCAGCCGCAATCCACGAGCACCCGAGCTCCAGGCCCCGTAG
- a CDS encoding glucose-1-phosphate thymidylyltransferase → MTGLKGLILSGGSGTRLRPITHTSAKQLVPVANKPILFYGIEALVEAGITEIGIIIAPATGGEVREAVGDGSRFGARVTFIEQSEPAGLAHAVLTAEDFLGDSPFAMYLGDNLLRDGLTELVEAFHRDHPAASILLTPVEDPTAYGVAELDGERVARLVEKPKDPPSNLALVGVYLFSPEVLDAARTLKPSWRNELEITEAIQVLIDRGRLVTSTVVDGWWKDTGQVEDMLAANRLVLEDIETAIHGETGDSRIEGRVIVEPGASLRGSVVRGPAVIGADAVIEDSYIGPYTSIGNGVTVKRSEVEHSILLSGSRIEDLGTRMEASLLGRDATVVRTDGPPRTLRLLVGDSSRIEIV, encoded by the coding sequence ATGACAGGGCTGAAAGGACTCATTCTCTCCGGCGGCTCCGGCACCCGCCTCCGGCCGATCACCCACACCTCGGCCAAGCAGCTGGTCCCGGTGGCCAACAAGCCGATCCTGTTCTACGGGATCGAGGCACTGGTCGAGGCCGGGATCACCGAGATCGGCATCATCATCGCGCCGGCCACCGGTGGAGAGGTCCGGGAGGCGGTTGGTGACGGCTCCCGCTTCGGGGCCCGGGTCACCTTCATCGAGCAGAGCGAGCCCGCCGGTCTCGCCCACGCGGTGCTGACCGCGGAGGACTTCCTCGGCGATTCCCCGTTCGCGATGTATCTCGGTGACAACCTGCTCCGCGACGGTCTGACCGAACTGGTCGAGGCCTTCCACCGGGATCACCCGGCCGCCAGCATTCTGCTCACCCCGGTCGAGGATCCGACCGCCTACGGGGTGGCCGAACTGGATGGCGAGCGGGTCGCCCGACTGGTCGAGAAACCCAAGGATCCACCTTCGAATCTGGCCCTGGTAGGGGTCTATCTGTTCTCGCCGGAGGTGCTCGATGCGGCCCGGACCCTGAAACCCTCCTGGCGGAATGAGCTCGAGATAACCGAGGCGATCCAGGTGCTGATCGATCGTGGTCGGCTGGTCACCTCGACCGTGGTCGACGGCTGGTGGAAGGACACCGGCCAGGTCGAGGACATGCTGGCCGCGAACCGGCTGGTGCTGGAGGACATCGAGACCGCGATCCACGGTGAGACCGGTGACTCCCGGATCGAGGGCCGGGTCATCGTGGAGCCGGGAGCTTCACTCCGGGGGTCGGTGGTCCGGGGGCCGGCCGTGATCGGCGCCGACGCGGTGATCGAGGACTCCTACATCGGCCCCTACACCTCGATCGGCAACGGGGTCACCGTGAAGCGCTCCGAGGTTGAGCACTCGATCCTCCTCAGCGGCTCCCGGATCGAGGATCTCGGAACCCGGATGGAGGCCAGCCTGCTGGGACGGGACGCCACGGTGGTCCGGACCGACGGGCCGCCCCGCACTCTGAGGCTGCTGGTCGGGGACAGTTCCCGGATCGAGATCGTCTGA
- a CDS encoding glycosyltransferase family 2 protein — translation MSPDSVELEIVVVSHGAFGLLERCLQSLREHPASIPARVTVVDSGSPDDTPDRVETEFPEVRLIRRPNIGFSAANNVVLEEVASGTGARLALLLNPDTEVRAGALDAAVDRIDREPSIGMVGIKLVTESGALDHACKRSFPTPLAAVAHFSGIGRLPGSPKSLAQYRAPGLGDDEAGDVDAVNGAFMLVRREAIRQAGMLDEGYWLYMEDLDWCRRFHLAGWRVFYEPAGVALHVKGGSSPKRRRPRQEIAFHRGMGRFYRRFDAPGSAGPLNLMVYLGIAAKLAISLAITASRKRPGPDR, via the coding sequence ATGAGTCCGGATTCGGTCGAACTCGAGATCGTGGTGGTCAGCCACGGCGCATTCGGGCTGCTTGAGCGATGCCTTCAGTCGCTGCGCGAGCATCCGGCCTCGATCCCTGCCAGGGTCACGGTGGTCGATTCGGGATCTCCGGATGACACCCCCGACCGGGTCGAGACGGAGTTTCCCGAGGTCCGTCTGATCCGACGGCCGAACATCGGTTTCTCGGCTGCCAACAACGTGGTGCTGGAAGAGGTGGCGTCCGGAACAGGGGCCCGTCTCGCCCTGCTGCTGAACCCGGACACCGAGGTCCGTGCCGGTGCCCTGGATGCAGCGGTTGACCGGATCGACCGTGAACCCTCGATCGGCATGGTCGGGATAAAGCTGGTCACCGAATCCGGTGCTCTTGATCACGCCTGCAAGCGCTCCTTTCCGACCCCGCTGGCAGCGGTCGCTCACTTCAGCGGAATCGGGCGTCTGCCCGGTTCACCGAAGTCACTTGCCCAGTACCGGGCACCCGGCCTGGGGGACGACGAAGCCGGTGACGTCGATGCGGTCAATGGGGCCTTCATGCTGGTCCGGCGGGAAGCGATCCGGCAGGCGGGGATGCTGGATGAGGGTTACTGGCTTTACATGGAGGACCTCGACTGGTGCCGGCGATTTCACCTGGCCGGCTGGCGGGTGTTCTACGAACCGGCCGGGGTTGCGCTTCACGTCAAAGGTGGGTCCAGCCCGAAACGACGCCGGCCCCGACAGGAGATCGCATTCCACCGCGGGATGGGACGCTTCTATCGCCGCTTTGATGCGCCCGGGTCGGCCGGCCCGCTGAACCTGATGGTCTATCTCGGCATCGCCGCGAAGCTGGCGATCAGCCTGGCGATCACGGCTTCTCGGAAGAGGCCGGGTCCTGACCGTTGA
- a CDS encoding class I SAM-dependent methyltransferase — MGLRRSVERLRRAARGGPADGGSITSPDPEPATFDPWLAGFHDETLTGLDRACAGAGTEALPLFRKLDDDLWAVLLSRNYSRYPNIRALMPDSPAPELQLRWNGAAGLDLLNQSRSFYGRVKREVGRHAATGLPAAKLLDFGCGWGRLTRFFSRDVAPGALFGCDPVEEILDVCRESRVPATLARSQFLPESLPFAERFDLVFSFSVFTHISESAARTCLEAIHDGMNPGGLLLLTIRPPAYLDLCAAMHPVREELGPEYLSRMSEPHYLFVPHPAEPDHPQFDGTEMTYGESVVTIPYVRENWSDLFELVDVSLLTADLYQVVLTLKRRD; from the coding sequence ATGGGTCTTCGTAGATCAGTGGAACGGCTGCGCCGGGCGGCCCGGGGCGGACCCGCGGACGGTGGATCGATCACCTCCCCGGATCCCGAGCCGGCGACCTTCGACCCCTGGCTGGCCGGCTTCCATGACGAAACCCTGACCGGTCTCGACCGGGCCTGTGCCGGGGCCGGGACCGAGGCCCTGCCGCTGTTCCGTAAGCTCGACGACGATCTCTGGGCGGTCCTCCTGAGCCGGAACTACAGCCGCTATCCGAACATCCGGGCGTTGATGCCGGACAGCCCTGCGCCGGAGCTTCAGCTCCGCTGGAACGGTGCGGCCGGTCTCGACCTGCTCAACCAGTCCCGGTCGTTCTACGGGAGGGTGAAACGGGAGGTCGGCCGCCACGCGGCAACCGGGCTGCCGGCGGCGAAGCTGCTGGACTTCGGCTGTGGCTGGGGCAGGCTCACCCGTTTCTTTTCCCGCGATGTCGCCCCCGGAGCACTCTTCGGCTGCGATCCGGTCGAGGAGATCCTCGATGTCTGCCGCGAATCGCGGGTTCCCGCCACCCTGGCCCGCAGCCAGTTCCTTCCGGAGAGCCTGCCGTTTGCGGAACGCTTCGACCTGGTCTTTTCCTTCTCGGTTTTCACCCACATCTCCGAGTCGGCCGCCCGAACCTGTCTCGAAGCGATCCACGACGGAATGAATCCCGGGGGGCTGCTGCTGCTCACGATCAGGCCACCGGCCTACCTCGACCTCTGCGCAGCGATGCACCCGGTCCGGGAGGAGCTCGGGCCGGAATACCTTTCGAGGATGTCCGAACCGCACTACCTGTTCGTCCCGCATCCGGCCGAGCCCGATCATCCCCAGTTTGACGGCACCGAGATGACCTACGGAGAGAGCGTGGTCACCATCCCGTACGTCAGGGAGAACTGGTCCGACCTCTTCGAGCTGGTGGACGTGAGCCTGTTGACCGCGGATCTCTACCAGGTGGTGCTGACCCTCAAGCGAAGAGATTGA
- the rfbD gene encoding dTDP-4-dehydrorhamnose reductase, with amino-acid sequence MKVLVLGARGMLGSDVLAAADTAGHEVQGYGHGELDVTDLEALRRRFSREAPDAVVNCAAWTDVDGAEDDPDGAMAVNGTGAANAAAASAEIGARTLYVSTDYVFDGEKGSDYVETDPVSPINVYGRTKAAGEQATVAANRRSWIVRSSWLFGLNGPNFVDTMLRLGSSTGQALVVRDQVGSPTWTWHLANGLVRLLDSDAYGVHHMAATGSCSWYEFAREIFARAKLDVTTLSATTEMLGRKAPRPAWSALTSENRHVIELPSWQEGLAGYLKQLEDVRGEESG; translated from the coding sequence ATGAAGGTGCTGGTGCTCGGAGCCCGCGGGATGCTGGGCAGCGATGTGCTTGCGGCGGCCGACACCGCCGGCCATGAGGTGCAGGGTTACGGCCACGGAGAGCTCGACGTGACCGACCTGGAAGCGTTGCGGCGACGGTTCTCCCGGGAGGCCCCGGATGCGGTGGTCAACTGTGCCGCCTGGACCGACGTCGACGGGGCCGAGGACGACCCCGACGGTGCGATGGCGGTGAACGGGACCGGTGCCGCCAACGCCGCCGCCGCCTCGGCAGAGATCGGGGCCCGCACCCTCTACGTTTCAACCGATTACGTCTTCGACGGTGAGAAGGGCAGCGACTACGTCGAGACCGATCCGGTATCGCCAATCAACGTGTACGGGCGGACCAAGGCCGCCGGGGAACAGGCCACCGTTGCCGCCAACCGGCGTTCCTGGATCGTGCGTTCATCCTGGCTTTTCGGCCTGAACGGGCCCAACTTCGTCGACACCATGCTGCGGCTCGGATCCAGTACCGGCCAGGCCCTGGTGGTCCGGGACCAGGTCGGTTCGCCCACCTGGACCTGGCATCTCGCCAACGGTCTGGTGCGGCTGCTCGACTCGGACGCCTACGGGGTTCACCACATGGCCGCGACCGGAAGCTGCTCCTGGTACGAGTTCGCCCGGGAGATCTTCGCCCGGGCGAAGCTCGACGTGACCACCCTCTCGGCGACCACCGAGATGCTCGGGCGCAAGGCCCCCCGGCCGGCCTGGTCGGCGCTGACCAGCGAAAACCGGCATGTGATCGAACTGCCCTCATGGCAGGAGGGGCTTGCCGGATACCTGAAACAGCTTGAGGATGTGCGAGGCGAGGAGTCCGGGTGA
- the rfbC gene encoding dTDP-4-dehydrorhamnose 3,5-epimerase: MAEATETGLDGLTLIEPRVHGDERGFFLETYSEPLWRELGVDGPFVQHNHSRSVRGTLRGLHFQTAPGQAKLIRCARGEIFDVAVDLRRGSPTFGQWRGYRLDDIDHRQLFVPIGFAHGFCVLSEVADVAYLVSSPYDPATEAGIRWDDPEVAVEWPLEDPLLSARDREAPSLAELADSLP; encoded by the coding sequence GTGGCCGAGGCAACGGAGACCGGTCTCGACGGGCTGACGCTGATCGAACCCCGGGTTCACGGCGACGAGCGCGGATTCTTCCTCGAGACCTACAGCGAACCGCTCTGGCGGGAGCTGGGGGTGGACGGCCCCTTCGTCCAGCACAACCACTCCCGTTCGGTCCGGGGAACCCTGAGGGGTCTCCACTTCCAGACCGCTCCCGGGCAGGCGAAACTGATCCGCTGCGCCCGGGGCGAGATCTTCGATGTGGCGGTGGATCTGCGCCGCGGTTCACCGACCTTCGGCCAGTGGCGCGGCTACCGCCTGGACGACATCGATCACCGCCAGCTTTTCGTCCCGATCGGTTTCGCCCACGGGTTCTGTGTGCTTTCCGAGGTCGCCGATGTGGCCTACCTGGTTTCCAGCCCCTACGACCCGGCCACCGAGGCCGGGATCCGGTGGGACGATCCCGAGGTGGCGGTCGAGTGGCCGCTGGAGGATCCGCTGCTCTCCGCCCGGGACCGCGAGGCCCCCAGCCTGGCGGAGCTCGCGGACAGCCTGCCCTGA